A window from Actinomycetes bacterium encodes these proteins:
- a CDS encoding acyl-CoA dehydrogenase, producing METYDSGEAIKRAGKLAPLLAAEAADAETSRTVTPTVMEAVEESGLFGIVSPTRWGGMGLDLRTLGEVTRTLARGCPATAWTVSFLMLHNWFVTRFPEPAQAALFADRPFTFIPAPLAPTGKLTRTDGGYRLKGSWDWATGVNHGEWVMVHAVDEASLAEGGFATRFAMLPIDSVTVEDVWFTSGMRATGSNRVVVDGLDVAGEFTIPGDRMLDCGIGDDPMDTLPLMAVLGLVASASALGAAEAAVEIFSARMRERVLAYTLRDRQADQPAARVRLSAATAEVRSAAAYWRSTVDELEVAASSAQGATIDHRGAARLASAAVVASSRSAISTVCEGSGASVYSESSPLQRIQRDVEVLKGHVVFDWDRSAELAGRIMLGMELGPVDMV from the coding sequence GTGGAGACATACGACAGCGGCGAGGCCATCAAGCGGGCTGGGAAGTTGGCACCGTTGCTGGCCGCCGAAGCCGCGGATGCGGAGACAAGCCGCACCGTGACTCCGACGGTGATGGAAGCCGTCGAGGAGTCGGGGCTGTTCGGGATCGTCTCGCCGACGCGCTGGGGAGGCATGGGGCTCGACCTCAGGACCCTGGGCGAGGTCACGCGGACGCTTGCGCGCGGCTGCCCGGCCACGGCGTGGACCGTGTCGTTCCTGATGTTGCACAACTGGTTCGTCACCCGGTTCCCGGAGCCGGCGCAGGCCGCGTTGTTCGCGGACCGCCCATTCACGTTCATTCCGGCGCCGCTCGCCCCCACGGGCAAGCTCACCCGCACCGACGGCGGCTACCGCCTCAAGGGCAGCTGGGACTGGGCCACGGGAGTGAACCACGGGGAATGGGTGATGGTGCACGCCGTGGATGAGGCATCACTGGCCGAGGGTGGGTTCGCGACCCGGTTCGCGATGTTGCCCATCGACTCGGTGACCGTCGAGGACGTGTGGTTCACCTCCGGCATGCGGGCCACCGGCAGCAACAGGGTCGTGGTCGACGGACTCGACGTGGCTGGCGAGTTCACGATCCCCGGCGACCGGATGCTCGACTGCGGGATCGGCGACGACCCGATGGACACGCTGCCGCTGATGGCGGTGCTCGGTCTCGTCGCATCCGCCTCTGCACTGGGCGCGGCGGAGGCAGCCGTGGAGATATTCTCGGCCCGCATGCGGGAGCGAGTGCTGGCCTACACCCTCCGCGACCGCCAGGCAGACCAGCCGGCGGCGAGGGTCAGGCTGTCGGCGGCGACTGCAGAGGTACGGTCCGCGGCCGCCTACTGGCGCTCCACGGTCGATGAACTCGAGGTTGCCGCATCTTCGGCGCAAGGCGCGACGATCGACCATCGCGGCGCCGCGAGGCTTGCGTCTGCCGCGGTGGTGGCCAGCTCCCGCTCGGCGATCTCCACGGTGTGCGAGGGCTCGGGAGCCAGCGTCTATTCGGAATCCTCACCGCTGCAGCGCATCCAGCGCGACGTCGAGGTGCTCAAGGGCCACGTCGTGTTCGACTGGGACCGCAGCGCGGAGCTGGCGGGGCGCATCATGCTCGGCATGGAGCTCGGCCCCGTCGACATGGTCTGA
- a CDS encoding multidrug efflux SMR transporter — protein MAWIYLGVAIISEVIGTSLLKESNGFSVLWPSVISLGAYGLSLYMLSLAVQTLELGIAYAIWAGVGTALIVLISWLVFHQSLDPAAVVGVLMIVGGVVVINVFSELQA, from the coding sequence ATGGCCTGGATCTACCTCGGCGTTGCGATCATCAGCGAAGTGATCGGTACGTCGTTGCTGAAGGAGAGCAACGGCTTCTCGGTGCTGTGGCCCTCGGTTATCTCGCTGGGCGCCTATGGCCTCTCGCTCTACATGCTGTCGCTGGCCGTGCAGACCCTCGAGCTCGGTATCGCCTACGCGATCTGGGCCGGAGTAGGAACTGCCCTGATCGTGCTGATCTCCTGGCTGGTGTTCCACCAGTCCTTGGACCCCGCAGCCGTTGTGGGCGTGCTGATGATCGTGGGCGGCGTGGTGGTCATCAACGTATTCTCCGAGCTTCAGGCCTGA
- a CDS encoding sulfotransferase family protein: MARHRIIALWTTPRSRSTAFERMMIERGDHEVFDEPFSARYYFSPERRSDRFDGIEPGAGLEAVLADLLAAAETRPVFIKDMAYHVTDAISATFLGQFTNSYLAREPLAALSSLWRMWPDFTDDEAGYEALGRAFDVVPGPVIEADDLASDPAGIIEAWCEAIGLGFDPEALTWEPGMVPQWVHWRDWYKGVADSSGFQAPTDLPEGPPPPPDQRVRTAAAAARPVYDRLTGQRVTAT, encoded by the coding sequence GTGGCACGCCATCGCATCATTGCGCTGTGGACGACCCCACGGTCACGCTCGACAGCCTTCGAGAGGATGATGATCGAGCGCGGCGACCACGAGGTGTTCGACGAACCGTTCTCCGCCCGCTACTACTTCTCGCCCGAGCGGCGCAGCGACCGCTTCGACGGGATCGAGCCGGGAGCCGGGCTCGAAGCGGTGCTGGCAGACCTACTGGCAGCGGCCGAGACGCGGCCCGTGTTCATCAAGGACATGGCGTACCACGTGACCGACGCGATCTCGGCCACCTTCCTCGGGCAGTTCACCAATTCCTACCTAGCCCGCGAGCCGCTGGCGGCCTTGTCGTCGCTGTGGCGCATGTGGCCTGACTTCACCGACGACGAGGCGGGCTACGAGGCACTCGGACGCGCGTTCGATGTCGTGCCCGGCCCCGTGATCGAGGCGGACGACCTCGCATCGGACCCGGCTGGGATCATCGAGGCTTGGTGCGAAGCGATCGGCCTCGGGTTCGACCCCGAGGCACTCACGTGGGAGCCGGGCATGGTGCCGCAGTGGGTGCACTGGCGCGACTGGTACAAGGGTGTGGCCGACAGTTCGGGCTTCCAGGCCCCCACCGACCTGCCCGAGGGGCCGCCCCCGCCGCCCGACCAACGGGTGCGGACCGCCGCCGCCGCAGCCCGGCCCGTCTATGACCGGCTAACCGGTCAGCGGGTGACCGCCACCTGA
- a CDS encoding phytanoyl-CoA dioxygenase family protein translates to MERAAPPLLDGNHPVRDAVVEEFRRDGHCMVPGLASEAEVEQWRPLIERVAMEAAWDKRPLEERDTYGKAFLQSLNLWKVNSAIAQFSLAPRFASVAAQLLGVDAVRIYHDQALLKEPGGGPTPWHQDQYYWPLDTDRSVTMWMPLVDLPSEVGSMTFVSGSHLAGDLRGRAISDESDAEFAELVDSRGLPTATHGALGAGDATFHAGWTIHSAGANPSEVMRTVMTVIYVADGARVATDLSEARELDRMLWLGGAEPGELIQSELNPVVWP, encoded by the coding sequence ATGGAACGTGCCGCACCGCCGCTGCTGGATGGCAACCATCCGGTTCGCGACGCGGTGGTCGAGGAGTTCCGACGAGATGGCCATTGCATGGTGCCCGGGCTCGCCTCCGAGGCGGAGGTCGAGCAGTGGCGGCCCCTGATCGAACGCGTCGCCATGGAGGCTGCGTGGGACAAGCGGCCGCTCGAGGAACGTGACACCTACGGAAAGGCCTTCCTCCAGTCGCTCAACCTCTGGAAGGTCAACAGTGCCATCGCGCAGTTCAGCCTGGCGCCACGGTTCGCCTCGGTCGCCGCACAACTGTTGGGTGTGGATGCGGTTCGCATATACCACGACCAGGCCTTGCTGAAGGAGCCAGGTGGCGGACCCACGCCGTGGCACCAGGACCAGTACTACTGGCCGCTCGACACCGACCGATCGGTGACGATGTGGATGCCGCTGGTCGACCTGCCCTCCGAGGTCGGCTCGATGACGTTCGTATCGGGAAGTCACCTGGCGGGAGACCTGCGGGGTCGGGCCATCAGCGACGAGTCCGACGCCGAGTTCGCCGAGCTGGTCGACTCCCGTGGGCTGCCCACCGCCACCCATGGCGCGCTGGGGGCGGGTGACGCGACATTCCACGCCGGCTGGACGATCCACTCGGCCGGTGCGAACCCGAGCGAAGTGATGCGCACCGTGATGACCGTCATCTACGTCGCAGACGGAGCACGAGTGGCGACGGACCTGTCCGAAGCGCGCGAGTTGGATCGCATGCTGTGGCTCGGTGGCGCCGAGCCCGGCGAGCTCATCCAGAGCGAACTGAACCCGGTGGTGTGGCCGTGA
- a CDS encoding Gfo/Idh/MocA family oxidoreductase, which translates to MTVRWGICGTGRIATKMVGQLAQIGDAEVVAVASRTSGRAQHFADRHGIDRAHGSYAALAGDNEIDVVYVATTQEGHHDTVVCLLRAGHNVLCEKPLAMTEAQVVSMTDVARLEGRFLMEAMWARFSDAWVLARELVRQGRIGDAVQLRADLSVNIAAEARATHRLWDPARGGGALMDVGIYPINLSAFLFGEPDRVDAAGVLAEPGLDRRVTALLDHPGGEVSVLTAALDLDGGADARISGTEGSITLQARMHASPGLVVESGGEVRAIDLDLPGLGIQIPEVHRCLAEGLLESPVMSWDESAAVHRTADRIRDRIGLRFPADES; encoded by the coding sequence GTGACGGTGCGGTGGGGAATCTGCGGCACGGGCCGCATCGCAACGAAGATGGTCGGTCAGCTCGCGCAGATCGGTGACGCCGAAGTCGTGGCGGTGGCCTCCCGTACGTCCGGACGTGCGCAGCACTTCGCTGATCGGCACGGCATCGACCGGGCACATGGCTCGTACGCAGCGTTGGCCGGCGACAACGAGATCGACGTCGTCTACGTGGCCACCACCCAGGAAGGGCACCACGACACGGTGGTCTGCCTGCTTCGCGCCGGGCACAACGTGCTCTGTGAGAAGCCCCTCGCTATGACCGAGGCGCAGGTCGTATCCATGACCGACGTCGCCCGCCTGGAGGGGCGCTTCCTGATGGAGGCGATGTGGGCCCGGTTCTCCGACGCTTGGGTGTTGGCGCGCGAGCTCGTGAGGCAGGGCCGCATCGGCGATGCGGTGCAGCTGCGCGCCGATCTGAGCGTCAACATCGCTGCGGAGGCCCGCGCCACACACCGGCTGTGGGACCCCGCCCGCGGTGGTGGTGCACTGATGGATGTGGGCATCTATCCCATCAACCTGTCGGCCTTCCTGTTCGGGGAACCCGACCGGGTCGACGCGGCGGGCGTGCTGGCCGAGCCCGGGCTCGACCGGCGCGTGACGGCACTGCTGGACCACCCCGGCGGTGAGGTGTCGGTGCTGACTGCGGCACTTGACCTCGACGGTGGCGCCGATGCGCGGATCTCAGGCACCGAGGGCAGCATCACACTGCAGGCGCGGATGCACGCCTCACCGGGCCTGGTGGTCGAGTCAGGCGGGGAGGTCCGAGCAATCGATCTCGACCTGCCCGGTCTGGGAATCCAGATTCCCGAAGTCCATCGCTGCCTCGCCGAGGGACTCCTCGAGTCGCCCGTGATGAGTTGGGACGAGAGCGCGGCGGTGCATCGCACCGCGGATCGGATCCGCGACCGAATCGGCTTGCGGTTCCCCGCGGATGAGTCATAG
- a CDS encoding TIGR01458 family HAD-type hydrolase: MKCRGLLVDIDGVVVTSWEPIEGSVAALARLRAAGMPLRFVTNTTSLGAAEIVEMLRGIGVDLEAGDLITAGVATANLVRRDHPGARCLVLNDGSMADLTGISTVDPDDWRLADVVVIGSGGHSFTWEHLNAALRALQNGAALVAMHGSVIWSTASGVCLDAGAYAEMLGFAAGNQAVVVGKPAPELFVSACESMGVVPAEAVMVGDDLHSDVLAAQQVGITGVLVHTGKFRPAQLAGAPPPDHLVESLAGVPDLLGVA; the protein is encoded by the coding sequence GTGAAGTGCCGAGGCTTGCTGGTGGACATCGACGGCGTAGTCGTGACGTCGTGGGAGCCCATAGAGGGGTCCGTCGCGGCCCTGGCCCGTCTGCGCGCCGCCGGCATGCCGCTGCGTTTCGTCACCAACACCACCTCGCTCGGCGCAGCCGAGATCGTGGAGATGCTGCGTGGCATCGGTGTGGATCTCGAAGCCGGTGACCTGATCACCGCTGGTGTGGCCACCGCGAACCTGGTCAGGCGTGACCATCCGGGGGCGCGATGCCTCGTGCTCAACGACGGATCCATGGCGGATCTGACCGGGATCTCGACCGTTGACCCGGACGACTGGAGGCTCGCCGACGTTGTCGTGATCGGGTCGGGCGGGCACTCGTTCACCTGGGAGCACCTGAATGCGGCCCTTCGCGCACTGCAGAACGGGGCAGCGCTCGTGGCGATGCATGGCTCCGTGATCTGGAGCACGGCTTCCGGAGTCTGCCTGGACGCAGGTGCATACGCCGAGATGCTCGGCTTCGCGGCCGGCAACCAGGCAGTCGTGGTCGGCAAGCCGGCTCCGGAACTGTTCGTGAGCGCGTGCGAGTCGATGGGGGTGGTACCCGCCGAGGCGGTGATGGTCGGAGACGACCTGCACAGCGACGTACTGGCAGCCCAGCAGGTCGGGATCACCGGCGTGCTCGTGCACACCGGCAAGTTCCGGCCGGCCCAGCTCGCCGGTGCTCCGCCACCGGACCACCTGGTCGAATCCCTGGCCGGCGTCCCCGACCTGCTCGGAGTTGCCTGA
- a CDS encoding alpha/beta hydrolase codes for MADRPDVETVGPVETVGLLANLGVRVGVAAVTAPATYPWMRTGTPVRSLLGGFERRSLKELLTYTETLEPPQLRSVEKVIDTAAAAVLPVPWRRGSVEIESDSLGGVPGEWVRPTDPDANPAGGTLLYLHGGGYLAAGPHMFRGFVTRLVEGTGLSAFVADYRLAPEFPYPAALYDALAVYDAILADHDRDRLIVAGDSAGGGLTAALLAELGTRERPHPAGALMFSPEVDLTLSKESVEDNAATDILPDQPDVESYLHGVDPTAAFASPLYADMGGYPPILLVAGGAEMFRDQIEGFHARADEAGVDVEFIEEPGMEHVFEVVSPWAHATLEVMEHADAFCARVLPPVAD; via the coding sequence ATGGCTGATCGCCCGGATGTGGAAACTGTTGGTCCCGTGGAGACGGTGGGGTTGCTCGCCAACCTCGGGGTGCGTGTCGGAGTGGCGGCGGTCACCGCGCCGGCCACCTATCCGTGGATGCGTACCGGCACACCGGTGCGGTCCCTGCTGGGCGGCTTCGAGCGGCGCAGCCTCAAGGAGCTGCTCACCTATACAGAGACCCTTGAGCCTCCGCAGCTCCGTTCAGTGGAGAAGGTGATCGACACCGCTGCGGCAGCGGTGCTGCCGGTGCCCTGGCGCCGCGGTTCGGTGGAGATCGAATCGGACTCCCTGGGCGGTGTGCCCGGGGAGTGGGTCCGCCCCACCGATCCCGATGCCAACCCCGCCGGGGGCACCCTGCTGTACCTGCACGGCGGCGGCTACCTGGCTGCGGGCCCGCACATGTTCCGGGGGTTCGTCACTCGCCTGGTGGAGGGCACCGGGCTCTCGGCGTTCGTGGCCGACTACCGGCTTGCTCCCGAGTTCCCGTATCCCGCGGCTCTCTACGACGCGTTGGCCGTGTACGACGCGATCCTCGCTGACCACGACCGCGACCGGCTGATCGTGGCGGGCGACAGCGCGGGCGGCGGGCTGACCGCCGCGCTGCTGGCCGAGCTGGGCACCCGGGAGCGTCCGCATCCGGCCGGCGCACTGATGTTCTCCCCCGAGGTCGACCTGACGCTGTCCAAGGAGTCCGTGGAGGACAACGCTGCGACCGACATCCTGCCTGACCAACCCGACGTCGAGTCATATCTGCACGGCGTCGACCCCACCGCGGCGTTTGCCTCGCCCCTGTATGCCGACATGGGCGGCTACCCGCCGATCCTGTTGGTGGCTGGCGGCGCCGAGATGTTCCGTGACCAGATTGAGGGGTTCCACGCCAGGGCCGACGAGGCCGGCGTGGATGTCGAGTTCATCGAGGAACCGGGGATGGAGCACGTGTTCGAGGTCGTCTCGCCGTGGGCGCACGCGACCCTCGAGGTCATGGAACACGCCGATGCGTTCTGCGCGCGCGTGCTGCCACCTGTGGCCGATTGA
- a CDS encoding DUF427 domain-containing protein — MAKATLQGTVIAESDDTVVVDGMTYFPREAVRSDILRPSQHTSVCGWKGTATYFDVVSDANVAAEAAFEYADPSEAAAAIRGRIAFWRDVSVTDS, encoded by the coding sequence ATGGCAAAGGCAACCCTTCAGGGCACCGTGATCGCGGAGTCAGACGACACCGTCGTCGTCGACGGCATGACCTACTTCCCCCGCGAGGCCGTCCGCAGCGACATCCTGCGGCCGTCGCAACACACGAGCGTGTGCGGCTGGAAGGGCACCGCCACCTACTTCGACGTGGTGAGCGACGCCAACGTCGCCGCCGAAGCTGCCTTCGAGTACGCGGACCCATCCGAGGCGGCTGCGGCCATCAGGGGCCGCATCGCGTTCTGGCGCGATGTGTCGGTGACCGACTCCTGA
- a CDS encoding cytochrome c biogenesis protein CcdA — protein MAATVNPCGFALLPAYLAMFVGEDRPHGEPDGAGADGQSASAAIGRAVLVSATLTAGFVVVFGLFGLVISPLAVQVERFLPWVTVVIGLGLVGLGIAFWRGKQVTLSIPKLGKGGRDGGLMQMFLFGISYAVASLSCTIGPFLAVTSTTLRSESIGSGVGVFVAYALGMGLIVTALTVAAALAKQGLAAKLRKATPYITKVSGALLVAAGAYVAWYGWFEIRTLNGSTTADPVVNAALDAQVWLQQLLSPEQPVRFAAVLAGTVLAVAAATYVLSRRRGARTDDAAADSHHTDEETTEREETAVREETAVRAASNR, from the coding sequence ATGGCGGCAACCGTGAACCCCTGCGGGTTCGCTCTGCTCCCCGCGTACCTGGCGATGTTCGTCGGCGAGGACCGACCACACGGTGAGCCGGACGGTGCGGGAGCAGACGGGCAATCCGCGAGCGCAGCCATCGGACGGGCAGTGCTGGTGTCGGCCACCCTCACGGCCGGGTTCGTGGTGGTCTTCGGACTGTTCGGGCTGGTCATCTCGCCGCTCGCGGTCCAGGTGGAACGGTTCCTTCCGTGGGTGACCGTGGTGATCGGGCTCGGGCTGGTGGGCCTCGGCATCGCGTTCTGGAGGGGCAAGCAGGTGACCCTCTCCATCCCGAAACTGGGCAAGGGCGGGCGCGACGGCGGACTCATGCAGATGTTCCTGTTCGGCATCTCCTACGCCGTGGCATCGCTCTCGTGCACCATCGGGCCGTTCCTGGCCGTCACCTCGACGACCCTTCGATCGGAGAGCATCGGGTCGGGGGTGGGCGTCTTCGTTGCATACGCGCTCGGCATGGGCCTCATTGTCACGGCCCTCACGGTTGCCGCTGCGCTCGCCAAGCAGGGCCTCGCCGCGAAGCTTCGCAAGGCGACGCCCTACATCACCAAGGTGTCCGGCGCTCTGCTCGTGGCCGCGGGCGCGTACGTGGCCTGGTACGGCTGGTTCGAGATCCGCACCCTCAACGGCTCGACAACCGCCGACCCGGTCGTGAACGCCGCCCTCGACGCGCAGGTGTGGCTCCAGCAACTGCTCTCACCAGAGCAGCCGGTGCGCTTCGCCGCGGTGCTTGCCGGCACAGTCCTGGCAGTCGCGGCCGCGACATACGTCCTGTCAAGACGCCGCGGCGCCAGGACCGACGATGCAGCGGCCGACTCCCACCACACAGACGAGGAAACCACCGAACGCGAAGAAACCGCCGTACGCGAAGAAACCGCCGTGCGCGCAGCATCGAACAGGTAA
- a CDS encoding redoxin domain-containing protein — translation MQLTRLPLVAAGLAAAILLSACSGGDGTAAQQANADTAPVGTGPTADLDFTATQLSGDDFSGTSLEGKDTVLWFWAPWCTSCRLEAPAVVQAAADFDGSVEVIGVAGRGEVAAMEAFVSDTGTSGLRHVMDPDGTIWTDFGVIGQPAFAFVNDDGSTEVFVGGLGGDALAERMTALSES, via the coding sequence ATGCAACTCACACGACTTCCCCTCGTCGCCGCGGGCCTGGCCGCAGCAATCCTGCTGTCGGCCTGCTCCGGCGGCGACGGGACAGCGGCACAGCAAGCAAACGCCGACACAGCGCCAGTCGGAACCGGCCCGACCGCGGACCTCGACTTCACCGCTACGCAGCTGTCAGGCGACGACTTCTCCGGCACCTCCCTCGAGGGCAAGGACACGGTGCTGTGGTTCTGGGCGCCCTGGTGCACTTCGTGCCGACTCGAGGCACCCGCCGTGGTGCAAGCCGCGGCCGATTTCGACGGCTCCGTCGAGGTCATCGGAGTTGCGGGGCGCGGCGAAGTAGCGGCGATGGAGGCCTTCGTTTCCGACACCGGCACCTCGGGACTGCGTCACGTCATGGACCCCGATGGCACGATCTGGACCGACTTCGGCGTGATCGGCCAGCCGGCCTTTGCCTTCGTCAACGACGACGGGTCGACCGAGGTGTTCGTGGGCGGTCTCGGCGGCGACGCCCTGGCCGAACGCATGACAGCCCTGTCGGAGAGCTGA
- a CDS encoding DUF3179 domain-containing protein, whose product MAAVAVAVALVAAACSSGAESASSEAESVEQIEAGQREATGSALVNMTAEGLPEPLVDPAEVMSGGPPPDGIPPIDNPKFLPATEVGFLEANEPVLSLEVEGETRAYPIQVMIWHEIVNDTYGDTPVTVTYCPLCNTGVAFDRRLGDRVLDFGTSGKLYQSALVMYDRQTESLWSHFTGEAFAGVLTGEILERLPVATVSWGDWLAANPEGLVLSRDTGETRPYGQNPYPGYDDIAEDPFAFRGDTDERLEAKQRVLGAGVNTDPTAVVADALLDTGTIAFDLDGRQVVAWALPGTASALEAFEVSDGRDVGATGVFETELDGRQLTFTRTETGFTDNETGSEWNVLGEATAGPLVGSKLTAVEHVDTFWFAWAAFAPDTRLITEVP is encoded by the coding sequence ATGGCCGCAGTGGCGGTCGCCGTCGCGCTGGTTGCTGCCGCCTGCTCGTCGGGCGCGGAGTCAGCGAGCTCGGAGGCCGAGTCCGTCGAGCAGATCGAGGCCGGCCAGCGCGAGGCCACGGGATCAGCCCTTGTGAACATGACCGCAGAGGGACTGCCCGAACCCCTTGTCGACCCTGCCGAGGTCATGTCAGGTGGTCCGCCGCCAGACGGCATCCCGCCTATCGACAACCCGAAGTTCCTGCCGGCAACCGAGGTTGGCTTCCTCGAAGCCAACGAACCCGTGCTCAGCCTCGAGGTCGAGGGCGAAACCCGCGCGTACCCGATCCAGGTGATGATCTGGCACGAGATCGTCAATGACACCTACGGCGACACACCGGTGACAGTCACCTACTGCCCCCTGTGCAACACCGGTGTCGCCTTCGACCGCCGGCTGGGAGACCGGGTGCTCGACTTCGGCACGTCCGGGAAGCTCTACCAGTCCGCACTGGTGATGTATGACCGCCAGACCGAATCACTGTGGAGCCATTTCACCGGTGAGGCATTCGCGGGCGTCCTGACCGGCGAGATCCTGGAACGCCTTCCGGTGGCAACTGTCTCCTGGGGGGACTGGCTCGCCGCCAACCCGGAGGGCCTGGTGCTCAGCCGCGACACCGGCGAGACCCGACCATACGGGCAGAACCCCTACCCGGGCTACGACGACATCGCCGAGGACCCGTTCGCGTTCCGCGGGGACACCGATGAGAGGCTCGAAGCCAAGCAACGCGTGCTCGGGGCGGGCGTCAACACCGATCCGACCGCAGTGGTTGCCGACGCCCTGCTGGATACCGGCACGATCGCATTCGATCTCGATGGCCGCCAGGTCGTCGCATGGGCACTGCCCGGCACCGCATCGGCGCTCGAGGCCTTCGAGGTTTCCGACGGACGTGATGTCGGGGCCACGGGTGTGTTCGAAACCGAGCTGGACGGCCGCCAGCTCACCTTCACGAGAACCGAGACGGGGTTCACCGACAACGAGACCGGCTCCGAGTGGAACGTCCTCGGTGAAGCGACAGCCGGCCCACTCGTGGGCAGCAAGCTGACCGCTGTCGAGCACGTCGACACGTTCTGGTTCGCCTGGGCGGCCTTCGCGCCCGACACCCGACTGATCACCGAGGTTCCCTGA
- a CDS encoding TlpA family protein disulfide reductase, which yields MTVVALSLLAAACGSEQQSVETGARPDIAPSVDAASSPLPQVTVWDVGESDWVQFADYLPSEKPLLVWFWAPHCSACAAEAPDMVAFAEEHGDEIEIVGLGTQDDAGMAATFVERHDIPFTMLWDESFETWQAFGISAQPATVLLSPDGQPLGGWLGGMPEDEVLSLAA from the coding sequence GTGACAGTCGTCGCGCTCAGCCTGCTGGCCGCTGCATGTGGGAGCGAACAACAGTCGGTCGAGACCGGAGCGAGGCCCGACATCGCCCCGAGCGTCGACGCTGCTTCGTCACCGTTGCCACAAGTCACGGTGTGGGATGTCGGCGAGTCCGACTGGGTCCAGTTCGCCGACTACCTGCCTTCGGAGAAGCCGCTGCTGGTCTGGTTCTGGGCACCTCATTGCTCGGCATGCGCAGCGGAAGCACCGGACATGGTGGCTTTCGCCGAGGAGCACGGCGATGAGATCGAGATCGTCGGGCTTGGCACCCAGGACGACGCAGGCATGGCTGCCACCTTCGTCGAACGCCACGACATCCCCTTCACGATGCTGTGGGACGAGAGTTTCGAGACCTGGCAGGCGTTCGGGATCTCGGCGCAGCCCGCAACCGTGCTGCTGTCCCCTGATGGCCAACCGCTCGGCGGCTGGCTCGGGGGCATGCCGGAGGACGAAGTGCTCTCACTGGCTGCCTGA
- a CDS encoding redoxin domain-containing protein translates to MTGRAGPESVRAAALPGVGDRLDDVCLRRHDGSEVSLGELVDGPTIVPIVRYYGCMPCRDFLLALEEQRALAESRGISFIGVGKAADYQAEWLMNEAGVGYELLVDPDENLYRALGLGHFPWWKMLAPTTMRNYLRAVRRSRQGRITNHPLQAPGVIALDPELRLTLVHRGATLGDYPPAGQVVQSVSSL, encoded by the coding sequence ATGACCGGCCGAGCGGGACCGGAATCGGTGCGCGCCGCTGCGCTGCCGGGCGTCGGCGACCGACTGGATGACGTCTGCCTGCGCCGACACGACGGTTCGGAGGTCAGCCTCGGCGAGCTCGTCGACGGCCCCACCATCGTGCCCATCGTGCGCTACTACGGCTGCATGCCGTGCCGTGACTTCCTCCTCGCCCTCGAAGAGCAGCGTGCGCTCGCCGAGTCCAGGGGCATCTCTTTCATCGGTGTGGGCAAGGCAGCCGACTACCAGGCCGAATGGCTGATGAACGAGGCCGGCGTGGGCTACGAGCTGCTCGTCGACCCGGACGAGAACCTGTACCGCGCCCTCGGGTTGGGGCACTTCCCATGGTGGAAGATGCTCGCGCCCACGACCATGCGCAACTACCTGCGTGCGGTCCGCAGGTCCCGCCAGGGCAGGATCACCAACCATCCGCTACAGGCGCCAGGAGTGATCGCTCTCGACCCCGAGCTCAGGCTCACGCTGGTGCATCGCGGGGCAACGCTCGGCGACTACCCCCCGGCGGGACAGGTCGTGCAGTCAGTCAGCTCGCTCTGA
- a CDS encoding zf-HC2 domain-containing protein: MPALSCEEVARVLQTYLDSELDDDTARLVSAHLDMCRQCGLEASVYRDLKAAIAHRSEPSEQSVHRLRDFGHKLVRGEVEAESGNGTT; encoded by the coding sequence ATGCCCGCCCTGAGCTGCGAAGAGGTCGCCAGGGTCTTGCAGACGTACCTGGACTCGGAACTCGACGACGACACAGCCCGACTGGTGAGCGCGCACCTGGACATGTGCCGCCAGTGCGGACTCGAGGCGTCGGTCTATCGCGACCTCAAGGCTGCCATCGCTCACCGGTCCGAGCCATCGGAGCAGTCGGTGCACAGGCTCCGCGACTTCGGCCACAAGCTCGTTCGCGGCGAGGTCGAAGCCGAATCCGGCAACGGAACGACTTGA